Genomic segment of Acidobacteriota bacterium:
TCGCTGATCAGGTGCTCGACGATGATGAGCCACTCCCGATACTCCGGGGCGAGCTCGGCGATCTGCTTTTTCTCGGCGCGGCCATATTCCGCGAGAGCGGCGGTGGCGGAGAGCAGCAAGAGGGCGAAGAGGACGGTGAGGGAACGATAGCGGGATGGCACGATGGGCGAGATCCTTTCGTCGTCTGAGCGGTGTGGACAGCTACAATAACAGCGCGATGGAGCACTTATATTTCGACCACAACGCCACCACTCCCATGGACCCCCGGGTGCTCGAGGCCATGCTGCCCTGGTTGCAGGGGGAGCACGGCAATCCGTCCTCCGCTCACCGCTTCGGCCGCAAGGCGCGGGAAGCGGTGGAGAAGGCCCGAGAACAGGTAGCCCAGCTGCTGGGAGCCCGGCCGGAGGACGTGGTCTTCAACGGTTCCGGCACCGAGGGCAACAACACGGTGATCCTCGACCGTGGGGCGTTCGCCGGTGATCAGGAGGGCGCTCCCGGGCATATCGTCTTCGCCGCCTTCGAGCATCCTTCAGTGGGGGCGGCGGTGGCACGGCTGGAGGAGCGGGGTGTGGAATCCACCCGGGTGGCTCCGGGAGCCGATGGCCGCATCGCGCCGGCGGCGGTGGAGGCGGCCCTCCGGGAGGACACCCGGCTGGTGTGCGTGATGCTCGCCAACAACGAGCTGGGAACCCTGCAGCCGGTGGCGGAGCTGGCGGCGCGGTGCGCAGAGAAGGGGATACCGGTGCTCTGCGATGCGGTGCAAGCCGTCGGCAAGGTGCCGGTGCGGGTGGAGGAGCTGGGGGTCGACTATCTGACCCTCGGGGGCCACAAATTTCACGGCCCGCCGGGAGTGGGAGCCCTATGGATTCGCCCCGGCCGTAGCGTACGCAGCCTGCTGCTGGGCGCCGCCCAGGAGCGCGGCCGGCGGGCCAGCACCGAGAACGTGCCGGGAATCGTGGCGTTGGGGGCGGCGGCGGAGCTGGCGCACCGGGAGCTGGATCAGCGGTCAGAGTTCTTGCGCGGGCTGCGGGATCGCTTCGAGGCCGGACTGGCGAGCTTTCCCGCCGCGGTTGTGCATTGCGCCGAGTCTCCGCGTTTGCCCCACACCAGCCACGTGGCCTTCCTCGGGGTGGTGGGGCAGGAGCTGATGATGGCGCTGGACGAGGAGGGGATGGCGGTCTCCACCGGCGCTGCCTGCGGCTCCGGCAGCCCCAAGCCCAGCACCACGCTGGTGGCCATGGGGCTCGACGACGACGAGGCCATCGCCTCCCTGCGCATCAGCTTCGGCATGACCAACACGGAGGATGAGGTAGATCGTCTGCTGGCGGCGCTGGCGGCTCAGGTGGAGCGTTTGCGGCGGCGGCCGGCCCCCCGCTTGCGCT
This window contains:
- a CDS encoding cysteine desulfurase family protein, with translation MDSYNNSAMEHLYFDHNATTPMDPRVLEAMLPWLQGEHGNPSSAHRFGRKAREAVEKAREQVAQLLGARPEDVVFNGSGTEGNNTVILDRGAFAGDQEGAPGHIVFAAFEHPSVGAAVARLEERGVESTRVAPGADGRIAPAAVEAALREDTRLVCVMLANNELGTLQPVAELAARCAEKGIPVLCDAVQAVGKVPVRVEELGVDYLTLGGHKFHGPPGVGALWIRPGRSVRSLLLGAAQERGRRASTENVPGIVALGAAAELAHRELDQRSEFLRGLRDRFEAGLASFPAAVVHCAESPRLPHTSHVAFLGVVGQELMMALDEEGMAVSTGAACGSGSPKPSTTLVAMGLDDDEAIASLRISFGMTNTEDEVDRLLAALAAQVERLRRRPAPRLR